Part of the Candidatus Thorarchaeota archaeon genome, CCGTGTTTCCTCAGCTGGTCCCTACTGATACGCTTCAGGGAGTGATTGTCACACACGCGCATCTTGATCATTCTGGGGCTGTTCCCCGTCTGTTGTCGGATGAAGAACTCTTCATGTACTGCACTCCTGCGACGAGGGACCTGACTCAGCTACTGGTGCGCGATATGGACAAGCTGGCAAGAGGTCGCCTTCCGTTCACGACTAGGGACATTGCACGTCTGCGGAGTCAGTGTCAACCAGTCAGGTACGAAGAAACCCTCCCACTGGGCCATGAGTTTGAGTTCACTCTTTTCAATGCTGGTCATATACCGGGCAGTTCCATGGTCTCACTCCGAGTCAATGACAAGCGCGTGCTCTTCACTGGGGACTTCAATGCCATAGCGTCACAATTGAACCATGGTGCTCGGAAGAACTTGCCCAGACACGACATCGTGGTCACTGAGAGTACCTATGCTAAGCGCATCAATCCCAACAGGGAGGAGATTGAAGAGGCTCTTGTTCAGACAGTGATGGAGACTCTTGAACGCGGAGGCAGTGCCCTCATCCCCGCCTTTGCCGTGGGCAGAAGCCAAGAGATAATGTGCATTCTGGCAAAGCACAACCTCCCTGCAAAGTATCCCATCTACGTCGATGGTCTGGCACGGAGCGTAAACGAGATTGTTGCCAAACACCCAGAATACATCGCCTCTCCCAAGGCATTTGAGATGGCTGTGAGTCACACACGTGTCATTGAGGACAACCGTGACCGAATTCAGGCAGCTAACGAGGGCAGCGTAATCATCACACCCGCTGGGATGCTCAAGGGTGGAGCATCGCAGCTATACCTTAAGATGCTGCATGATAACCCACGACACAGTCTGATTCTCGTCAGTTTTCAGATTCCCGGCACTCCTGGCGCAGAACTCCTCGCCAAGAAGAAGGTCACAATAGGTGGCAAGGTGTTTGAAGTCGCCGCGGATGTCAGATACCATCATCTGAGCAGTCACTCAGACTCTCGTGGTCTCATGGACGTTCTGATGAACATTCCCGGAGACCCCGTGTTCTATGTTGTCCATGGGGAATCAGACTCTTGTGATGCGCTTGCCGAGAAGCTTGAAAAGAAGGGGCGAAAGGCCATCGTGCCCTCTGTCAACGACAGAGTGGAGTTCTAGACCTGCTCCTCTTTCTCGGGCCTCGCCTCAACGATCTGACACTTCACCTGTTGAATGACCGACTCGGCTTTCTGGGGCTCCAAGACTAGTGTGTAGAGGTACTTGCCAGTCCGGAGCTTCAGTTTCACGCTGTCACGACCTCTCTTCACACGACACTCGGCTGCGTCCTCGGTCATCTTGAGGAACTTTTCCACATCATCAATCTGCTTTGGCATTTGTGAGCCCCTTTCCATACTGTGGTTTTCGCTTGTGGACCATTCATGCGGCTAACTTCAGCATAGCATTGTCTTCTACCGACTTCCAGACCGCGGTAGGAGAAATGACTCTGATGGTCCCGTCGGCTGATTCGTCCTGCCCCACGGCCTTTACGTTATAAGAATGTCGGAGTGTTGACAACTGTCACAAGTCGAATTTCCCTGTCCACCAGACGCCTGACTGCTACTCCGTTGCAGAAGTCACGTCCGAAGCTACAAGGGGGTCGTCGCGCCGCCTGATTTGTACGAGCATGGCACACAGAGTCTCCCATGTGCCATTCTCAGCCGTGAGGCACTAGGTCGAAGCCACTTGTGCAACAGAGTTGCATCTCGTCTATTGCGTTCGCAGGTCTGTACTGACGAAATGGATCAGAGCTACCAGAAGAAGAGCCGATGGAGCTGCAAGCATCCAGATTAGGGCGTTGAAAGCATCCAGATTAGGGCGGCCGCCATGGTGTTCGGCGTGTCCCGCTCCACGGTCTACAGTGTGGTGTTACAGTGTCCTACATCTCCTGTGATTTCACAACAGGGCCCCTGACTGCACAACGTTTTTAATCGCTACCACGCAGTTTCAATCAGACAGAGTTTGACACGATAGTCCTGTCCGCCCACATGCAGTACCGGGATGACTTCCCGTGGCCGCAAGGGTGTCAGACCACCGTAGTCTGTGTGTCTACAACAGGGGACAGAGCCTACCATCTTACAGGTTGTTGCTGGATGATTGCCGTGTTCCGGCAATCCTCTGTGCGACGTGTCCAACTCTGAGGCTGCTCTTGCGTGCCCATCAAGGGCAATCGCTTGACTTGGGTCGGTAGTTTAGCTCGGTTATGACACCGCATTCACACTGCGGAAGTCGGGAGTTCGAGTCTCCCCCGACCCACCATCTTGCTCCTTGATTCCTTCTGTTCATGAGTGACCAGTGTCCTGCCTGTCATGATAGTCAAAGTGTATCGCAAGGCTTCAGTACCTGCCTGACTTGCACCAGACACCAGACTTGCAATGACCATGAGCCACTCTACTCACCTCTGTCTGATAGTGATTGGTGGTTCTCGGTCTGCAAGACCGACTGCAAAAGACTGAGAACGACTACTTCTTGCCCCGTTTCTTGGGTCTTAGGTCGCTTCTCTTGCACTTTCTACACTTCTTCGCGCCTAGTGGATTGGTCGCTCCGCAGTCGCGGCAAACTGACTTGTATAGTAAGTAGTGCTGTGCAAGCTTGCGTTTCTCGATGTCAGCGACTGGCATTCTGATGACCTCAATCCTGTGGAACGGACATCCTACGGAACGAGCCCGCTCAGGGTCCTCATTGGTGTCGTATTAAAAGGCTATCGCTCTAGCTTCGAAGGACTCCTAGGCGAGAGAGACCCTGCAGCCTCTCTACACTCCTAGAGCACTTCTTTGAGAATCCTTGCAACATCACTTGGCCGCTCTGCGACCCTGACTCCGGCCGCAGTCAGTGCCTTGATCTTTGCCTCAGCTGTCCCGCTGCTCCCGCTGATTATTGCTCCTGCATGTCCCATCTTCTTTCCTGGTGGGGCAGTCCTACCAGCGATGAAGCCGACGACAGGAATGTCCAGATGTTCCTTGACATAAGCAGCTGCACGCTCTTCAGCGTCGCCACCTATCTCTCCTACGATGACTATGGCCTTGGTCCTCTTGTCCTTCTGGAAGAGCTGCACACCCTCGACCGTTGTGAGACCCACACACGGGTCGCCGCCCATGCCTATAGCAGTGGTGGTCCCAATCTTGGCGCTGGTCATGCCTGCTGCTATCTCGTATGTGAGGGTCCCACTTCTCGACATGAGTCCCACGGGGCCATCCATGAAGACATGTCCGGGCATTATCCCCAGTTTCTGTTTGGCCCCCGGTGTGATTATTCCCGGTGTATTGGGACCTATGACTGTTATGCCCTTCATTCTCGCAGCATGAATCATCCTGATCTCGTCTCTCACGGGGACATGTTCTGTAATGACCACAACAGGATTCAGATCAAGTGATATGGCCTCCAGAGCAGCATCAGCTGCAAAGGGCGCAGGCACGAAGATTACAGATGCTGTAGCGTCGTGTGCGGCCTTGGCCTCCTTCACACTGTCGTAGACTGGCACACCACTGACATC contains:
- a CDS encoding MBL fold metallo-hydrolase, producing the protein MTQLTFLGSCREIGRSGFLVEQGNESLLVDYGVKLLDPPVFPQLVPTDTLQGVIVTHAHLDHSGAVPRLLSDEELFMYCTPATRDLTQLLVRDMDKLARGRLPFTTRDIARLRSQCQPVRYEETLPLGHEFEFTLFNAGHIPGSSMVSLRVNDKRVLFTGDFNAIASQLNHGARKNLPRHDIVVTESTYAKRINPNREEIEEALVQTVMETLERGGSALIPAFAVGRSQEIMCILAKHNLPAKYPIYVDGLARSVNEIVAKHPEYIASPKAFEMAVSHTRVIEDNRDRIQAANEGSVIITPAGMLKGGASQLYLKMLHDNPRHSLILVSFQIPGTPGAELLAKKKVTIGGKVFEVAADVRYHHLSSHSDSRGLMDVLMNIPGDPVFYVVHGESDSCDALAEKLEKKGRKAIVPSVNDRVEF
- a CDS encoding 50S ribosomal protein L38e; the protein is MPKQIDDVEKFLKMTEDAAECRVKRGRDSVKLKLRTGKYLYTLVLEPQKAESVIQQVKCQIVEARPEKEEQV
- a CDS encoding 50S ribosomal protein L40e, giving the protein MPVADIEKRKLAQHYLLYKSVCRDCGATNPLGAKKCRKCKRSDLRPKKRGKK
- the sucD gene encoding succinate--CoA ligase subunit alpha, producing the protein MAVLVDSKTRVVVQGITGAQGTFHTSAMLKYGTKVVAGVTPGKGGTDVSGVPVYDSVKEAKAAHDATASVIFVPAPFAADAALEAISLDLNPVVVITEHVPVRDEIRMIHAARMKGITVIGPNTPGIITPGAKQKLGIMPGHVFMDGPVGLMSRSGTLTYEIAAGMTSAKIGTTTAIGMGGDPCVGLTTVEGVQLFQKDKRTKAIVIVGEIGGDAEERAAAYVKEHLDIPVVGFIAGRTAPPGKKMGHAGAIISGSSGTAEAKIKALTAAGVRVAERPSDVARILKEVL